In a genomic window of Pedobacter sp. KBS0701:
- a CDS encoding prolyl oligopeptidase family serine peptidase produces MKKYLLFLLLCTGEYAFAQQLAPLTVEKIMRDPKWMGISPTNFRWTADSKTLYFNWNPENKVKEELFKVSATSSKPLKAAEKEDEKLLSLNYTYNADRSLGLVEKSSDIYLQNFKTNKETRLTSTQERESSPVFLTNGNVVYQLGDNLFGIDLKSAETRQLTNFVKGKKPGRAESKPATEQDKWLKAQQTELFDIIKKRNAEAKNGSRGGRGRLGNSSADTKPLKELYTEDKFLNGVIISPDGHFITYKLTTPAQNNHNTIVPNYVTSSGYTEDIPGRTKVGENENTSQGFIYDTQRDTVYAIQTSTITGIKELPDYLKDYPKELDTLKKKNADRPVNFFGPLWNDNGSSAIVVATSSDNKDRWILKLDALTGRFTLIDRQRDEAWIGGPGISGFYQGSTGWIDNNRFYYQSEATGYSHLYVVNVATGDKKQLTTGKWEVQSVQLSKYRSTFYIKANKEHPGITNFFKVGVNGGELTQITTMKGLNDITLSPDEKYLAINYSYLDKPGELYLQPNKAGAKAVQVTQSTSAEFNSYKWRQPDMVTFKNRYGADVYARVYKAENPHPNHPAVVFVHGAGYLQNVHFGWSTYFREFMFNNLLADNGYTVIDIDYTGSSGYGRDHRTGIYRHMGGKDLTDQADGVKFLVEKYGVNPQHVGLYGGSYGGFITLMAMFNESDVFTSGAALRSVTDWAHYNHGYTSNILNEPYNDPIAYKRSSPIYFADKLKGNLLMAHGMVDVNVHFQDIVRITQRFIELGKNNWELAVYPVEDHGFIEPSSWTDEYKRIFKLYENTLKK; encoded by the coding sequence ATGAAGAAATATTTACTTTTCCTTTTGCTTTGCACAGGCGAATATGCTTTTGCGCAACAACTGGCTCCTTTAACTGTCGAAAAAATTATGCGCGATCCAAAATGGATGGGTATTTCGCCAACTAATTTCCGCTGGACGGCAGATAGCAAAACACTGTATTTTAACTGGAACCCTGAAAATAAAGTCAAAGAAGAATTATTCAAAGTTTCGGCAACTTCTTCTAAACCTCTTAAAGCAGCGGAAAAGGAAGATGAAAAACTATTGAGTTTAAATTACACCTACAATGCCGACCGCTCCCTTGGTTTGGTAGAAAAAAGCAGTGATATTTATTTACAGAACTTCAAAACGAATAAGGAAACGCGCTTAACCAGCACGCAGGAGAGGGAAAGCAGTCCGGTTTTTTTAACTAATGGAAACGTTGTTTACCAATTGGGCGATAATCTTTTCGGGATTGATTTAAAATCAGCAGAAACCAGACAGCTTACCAATTTTGTTAAAGGTAAAAAACCAGGAAGAGCAGAAAGCAAACCGGCTACCGAACAGGATAAATGGTTAAAAGCACAACAAACCGAACTCTTCGATATTATTAAAAAACGAAATGCGGAAGCCAAAAACGGTTCCCGCGGTGGAAGAGGCCGCCTTGGGAATAGCTCAGCAGACACAAAACCTTTAAAAGAACTATACACTGAAGACAAGTTCTTAAATGGCGTAATCATTAGCCCTGACGGACATTTTATTACTTATAAATTAACTACGCCGGCACAGAACAACCACAACACCATTGTTCCCAACTATGTTACTTCCTCAGGTTATACCGAAGATATTCCGGGTAGAACAAAAGTTGGCGAAAATGAAAATACCTCCCAGGGTTTTATTTATGATACACAACGGGATACGGTTTATGCCATCCAGACTTCGACCATTACGGGCATAAAAGAGCTGCCTGATTACCTGAAAGATTATCCAAAAGAACTGGATACCTTGAAAAAGAAAAATGCGGATCGCCCAGTAAACTTCTTTGGTCCGCTCTGGAATGATAATGGAAGTTCTGCAATTGTTGTGGCTACTTCTTCCGATAATAAAGACCGCTGGATTTTAAAACTAGATGCTTTAACAGGTAGATTTACTTTGATCGACCGCCAGCGCGATGAAGCCTGGATCGGCGGTCCCGGCATTAGCGGTTTTTACCAGGGCAGCACAGGGTGGATCGATAATAACCGCTTTTATTATCAAAGCGAAGCGACCGGATATTCGCACCTTTATGTGGTTAATGTAGCAACAGGGGATAAAAAACAGCTTACTACAGGCAAATGGGAAGTACAATCGGTACAGTTATCAAAATATAGGAGTACATTTTATATCAAAGCGAATAAGGAACATCCCGGGATTACCAATTTCTTTAAGGTTGGGGTAAATGGCGGTGAACTTACTCAGATTACCACCATGAAGGGTTTAAATGACATTACCTTATCCCCCGATGAGAAATACCTTGCCATTAATTATTCTTACCTGGACAAACCAGGAGAACTATATCTCCAGCCAAATAAAGCCGGGGCTAAAGCTGTACAGGTTACACAATCTACTTCTGCCGAATTTAATTCTTATAAATGGCGTCAACCCGATATGGTTACTTTTAAAAACCGCTACGGTGCGGATGTTTATGCAAGGGTTTATAAAGCAGAAAATCCACATCCAAACCACCCTGCAGTAGTTTTTGTGCATGGTGCGGGTTATTTACAGAATGTACACTTTGGCTGGAGCACTTACTTCCGCGAATTTATGTTCAATAATTTACTGGCCGACAATGGTTACACAGTAATCGATATCGATTATACCGGGAGTTCTGGTTATGGCCGCGATCACCGTACGGGTATTTATCGCCACATGGGTGGAAAAGATTTAACCGACCAGGCCGATGGTGTCAAGTTTTTGGTAGAGAAATATGGCGTTAACCCTCAGCATGTAGGTTTATACGGCGGCTCTTATGGTGGTTTTATTACCTTGATGGCCATGTTCAACGAGTCGGATGTTTTTACCAGCGGCGCTGCTTTGCGTTCGGTTACCGATTGGGCACATTATAACCATGGCTATACTTCGAATATTCTAAACGAGCCTTATAACGACCCGATTGCCTATAAAAGGAGTTCGCCGATTTACTTTGCCGATAAATTAAAAGGGAACCTGTTAATGGCACACGGCATGGTGGATGTGAATGTTCATTTTCAGGATATTGTACGCATTACGCAGCGTTTTATAGAGCTGGGCAAAAATAATTGGGAACTTGCCGTTTATCCGGTAGAAGACCATGGTTTTATTGAGCCAAGCAGCTGGACGGATGAGTATAAAAGGATATTTAAACTGTATGAGAATACGTTGAAGAAGTAA